Within Montipora foliosa isolate CH-2021 chromosome 3, ASM3666993v2, whole genome shotgun sequence, the genomic segment gaaaaacaggatgactatattcgtgcaaagctgtaacagtttgtcTATCTTCCCCAGTCGTTGTCTTCTCcttcgtttttcttctctttcgtctccttttattctttattttcgtcggtactctaaggcattttttattgatttttcaaatttcaaacttcaagaaatgttaaaattttttcATTCCCTTTTCGTAACTTAATTTGCGCATTATTCTCGTATTCTAAAACCTTATTGACTTTGGTCGGATTTTTAAGCCAATACTTTAATCtgttattgtttcaaaattgtatatatgttgtcggtcaaatccgttctcaggttgaaaccgttttaatttttaccttataggttaaattcgtgatccgtattttacctaggttgaatatgcactctaccttgttaggattgaaaacaccaataccttccctcaagctccgtcttacgcatctcaaaacattttcttaatgtttcatattATATCATCTTATCACcttctgcattcatacactgatcgatttagtctcaacattacaacaaagttagggaacaaagaactgtactgtcCACTTACCGGTGATCGAGCTCAGAccttccagatctatagtcctgagTCTTCACCACTACATTACGACGAGGAACAtgcgcaacccaacacagttcttttcataaatcACTTTTGTATCATACGTCAATTGATATCTATTTATAAAAACCAACactaattctaacctgaccctaatttttctctaggcttaatttaggcttcaaaaaagtttcttcaatctatctgagtgcgtattcaacctagataaaatgaggatcaccaatttaacctaggttaaaacggattcaacctgagaacggatattaccggcaacatatatgcggaattttatgatctttGTGCGAGCTAGTTGTCTTGGTAATGTACTGATGACATGACATTTGAAAGTTTAAAGCCTAAATGTCAAACCTGTCTTATTTAATAAACACTAGAATatactttcattacctcattacatattTCTTTAAAGCGGGCAACAATGGACCcttttgcagatacggcagccattttgatattctattgtttcgaaagacattaagGGATGCTAATGATAATGTATTTGCACCCTGGGCagcccataatagctatttgaaacaatagaaatcaaaatggccgccgtatctgcaaaaaagtcTATTAGTTCTTTTGCAAAATGCCGACGATCAATAAATGATGACCTCGCGGAGGTGTTATTGTCCTACGCTGGACAggtgaccaaatttgtgaattaaccttactttaaacttcttccTCTCTGGCTTTATCTTTTATAGCAAATTTTCATTCAGCAcaattacgcaagtttaagcaacagctagtaaactcgaatacgttttcttggaagaaaatatgtATTGTCCGTAACTTAACTGAAGTTACACTACtaattttttccacttaaatggttcgcgtgaggGCGAAGCACAATGACGTCATTGAATTTAATGggaaaataaaaaggtgtcgtaGCTCGCATTTTGGAGTGTAAGGCAAGGTTgatgacaaattgcccaagacgaaaactgaaagaggtgtatccaaggttagtaatttagcgtcttAAAAGCAACCATTGTACTTTATTTGCCtgctttgaaattcttttcaacAGTTGAAAATAATAAGTTTTGCAGCAACCGGTTTCCTGTTATCATGttggctggtttttgttaaaaacgggaACAAAAGCCTGGtatattacttcatttaccttcttgtttttgaacaaacggtaaacaaaatttaaactaacttgaaatgacaataaaactaagaaaaacaggATGACTATATTCGTGCAAAGCTGTAATAGTTTGTCTATCTTCCCCAGTCGTTGTCTTCTCcttcgtttttcttctctttcgtctccttttattctttattttcgtcggtactctaaggcattttttattgatttttcaaatttcaaacttcaagaaatgttaaaattttttcATTCCCTTTTCGTAACTTAATTTGCGCATTATTCTCGTATTCTAAAACCTTATTGACTTTGGTCGGATTTTTAAGCCAATACTTTAATCtgttattgtttcaaaattgtatatatgttgtcggtcaaatccgttctcaggttgaaacCGTTTTAATTTTTACCAAGAGATTATAATCTCTTGTTTTtaccttataggttaaattcgtgatccgtattttacctaggttgaatatgcactctaccttgttaggattgaaaacaccaataccttccctcaagctccgtcttacgcatctcaaaacattttcttaatgtttcatattATATCATCTTATCACcttctgcattcatacactgatcgatttagtctcaacattacaacaaagttagggaacaaagaactgtactgtcCACTTACCGGTGATCGAGCTCGGAccttccagatctatagtcctgagTCTTCACCACTACATTACGACGAGGAACAtgcgcaacccaacacagttcttttcataaatcacttttgtataatacgtcaattgatatctatgtataaaaaccaacactaattctaacctgaccctaatttttctctaggcttaatttaggcttcaaaaacgtttcttcaatctatctgagtgcgtatttaacctaggtaaaatgaggatcaccagtttaacctaggttaaaacggattcatcTGAGAACGGAtattaccggcaacatatatgcggaattttatgatcttgaacttggacttgaacatttaaaggACTCGACAAAAAGAAAATGTAGTGTAAatgtatcaaattattggcacttatcgtttgaagaaaagagccaagtttctcgaaacctatacatagtcaaaacatttcaatttccgCTATTTAACAAACGTGTAACAGGTATAGATTATTTTCGGTCTTTCAGTTAACGTAGAACAGCATTGAAGTATTGAAGTATTTTGGGGTAGATTATAAAGAACCTACAAGGAAAAAGTTAAGCAAAAGTCAACGATTTTGTGTGCGCTTTTACAAGACATTTAGCAAACTAACTCGGGaaacaacccagaaatgtgTGCATGGGGTTGAAACATAGGCTGTTTCCCCAACATTGTCTTCTCAAAGATAGCATCCGCTTGTGGATCAATATTCAGACTCATCAACTCGGGCTTTTGTGCTCGATGTCAATGCGCCACTTAGAGGCCGCTTTTATTGGTTCTATTCTGTGTCACTTCAttttcagctgctttatcaaacgatcatgataaaatacattttagcacGGAATGTTACGAATACGAAGTGCATTCGTTCATTGCCTTAAAGCGAGATTGCGTGAATATGAATAATCACGATGTTTTCGTGCAAATTGGGACAAAATATATTGTAAGGTTTCTAAAAGCCAACTAAACTGCACGAGCCCAGAGGTCTTAAATTTATcagtgtttaattttttaaaattgtacgaaaaaaaaaattgtggctcCTTATTgatattaaataaaagaaaagttatgataattgtgcaggggactcacatttgattggttatctgtgattattggccaatcagaatgcttagtttgttaccttcgattttcttaccgaattacctctttcctcttttttgtattgcgttacctaacaaccgcatttctcttagccgatcacaaactatcctaatgttctaatcgtcgttttctttcttcacgtagATGGCCAATGTTTCTCATCAACAAAACAGAACAGTTACTCCAAATTTCGGGCGCTTTTCTTCATCCGAGTGCATTGCCTGGCTGACAGTAGttaacatcgaagctgttgctatggtgaccatgaatgcccttacaatcattatttacctgaaagagcgaatccttcgcaagcgtagcatgtacctggtgatcagcctgtcggttgcagacatgtttgcAACATGCAACTTGATCGTTCAGAGTTTGGTATTGGGCAACGATTGTAACTTTTGGGACATTAAATTGTTCAGGAGCATCAGCTTTTTGGGGCATTTCTTTCCAGCAGCCTCTGTAGCAAaccttgctgctatttctttggagcggatgcacgcaacttttcgtccattcaggcatcgcctcatcaaaaagaagatatttggagcagctgttgcgggtgtttggtttacagtTGCCCTGTCTACAGGTATTCTTTTTTCACCATTTTTCCTGGGCCGCTCAGATATCAATACTTTCTTTCACATCCAAGCATCATACTACTCGTTGGGGTTTTGTTGCCTTTTAATCATcgttgtttcttacacgtccatcgcTAGGAAAGTCTACTGTGGAAAgcatcctcagcatcatggtgcaatcagaagagaaagaaaactaaccaagacattgttcattgtaacagttgtatcgttaatactagtgatgccatttacaattttctggtttCTTTTTAGTGTTACTTCGGGCGAAATGGTTGAAACCATTTCTCATGAAACATGGTCGCATTTAGCACTATCCTTAAAGTGCTTATTTCACGGAAACTCTcttataaatccattgttatatgcattaaaaatgccagagttcaaaagagctctgtttttattattgcgttgtagatctcgctcggagccagttcaggtttttcctcttaatgacttgaaagttgtgagatttcactcagttaactgatgaatattTGTTTACCAAGTATATAAAAACTGAAGGTTTTAGTACTTTCGTCCtacttctctctttgtttttaattggaaacactttattcaagttaatatAAAGGAATATGTGTAAATATGCATGAATGCTAAGCTTGATCTattcaaatatattaaagtttgtaaggaattgtttgctccTTTTTAGCTTATGTTTTTGGCTCGATACTCACGTTTGCGATAAAGTACTAACTTTCTATACTACTTTCTACACTGAATTTTGACATAGATAAAGTTGatgtatgtatttatttgtgtcacagtgtcacatagattggagagctgcatgacgcgaacaaaaacaGGCGCGCGAGAAATGGACTCGCAAAATAGGTGAGCGCGCAAAACTGGCAAAACTTAGAgaaacaataatacaatacatacttaattgaccgctccccataggggcttttcagggccaatgaaacacaacgaaacgacagaacagaacaaaaacaactgttaagaatcccaactggctggaggcaaaccagttggctatttacaagtgcagctgggaagtttaATAGCTATAGCAAGCAACGAGATTGGTGGCTGACACAGTTGTCCTTTACGGAAGCTAATGAAACTCATGCCTCTTACCTGAACAGGGTTCTTCGCGATATCGGAATTGTTTTCACGAACAATTCGCTAGGGTCTGTGATCCATAGCCCTTGCAGGTAAGTTTATTTGAGGTTAGCCTATTAAATAAGTTGTTCAATTCAGCATTGACAATTAATTCCAATGTCTTGAGATTTTCGTGAGAATAAAAGACATAGGTGTCATcggcaaaaaaggaaaaattttagaTTTCTGGAGCAATGTTGAATATCGGGAACACATAACAAAGAGAGGAGCGGCCTTAAAACGGACCCTTCGGGTACACCACAACTAACTACTTCTTTATCCGAAATGTAAGAGTTAATCTCAGTTGTTTGAGTACCATTTGTCAAATAAGAGGAAAACCACTGATTGACGATTCCTCGAAAGCCGTGATAATTAAGTTTATCAAGTAATATTTTATGGTCGACggtatcaaaagctttcttgagCCTCGAGCACCCCACAGGAAAGAGCCTTCTGTACATATTGGTACGGATGGTTTCTCAGTACCATTTCAAGTATAGCATGTTCAGTTGAGTGTGCTTGACGAAAACCGTATTAGGATGACGATAACAGCTGATGTTTTTATATGAAAACCTTCATTCTGTTGtaccaagagattataaaggtaatcTCTTGGTTGTacataattttctcaaaaattctattgaagtttgacaataatgaaattggtctataattgCAGGCATCAGTTTCGTCATCAGCTTTGTAGATTGGTATAATTTTGGACATTTTCGGTTTAGAAGGATATGTACCTAGACTGACAGACTTGTTGAGAAACTTTACAAGGACAGGAGATATTATACCAAAAGTTATGTAGGTTCAAGAGTACCAACCACGTGATTTATTATTCGGAATGGATAAAATTTCAAGTTTCACTTCATGCGAAGTAACAGTATCTGGTGATTTGGAATTACTGAGATAGTCCATAAAGGAATGCTCAGCTTGAGGCATTTTAGTTGCTAG encodes:
- the LOC137994923 gene encoding QRFP-like peptide receptor; its protein translation is MANVSHQQNRTVTPNFGRFSSSECIAWLTVVNIEAVAMVTMNALTIIIYLKERILRKRSMYLVISLSVADMFATCNLIVQSLVLGNDCNFWDIKLFRSISFLGHFFPAASVANLAAISLERMHATFRPFRHRLIKKKIFGAAVAGVWFTVALSTGILFSPFFLGRSDINTFFHIQASYYSLGFCCLLIIVVSYTSIARKVYCGKHPQHHGAIRRERKLTKTLFIVTVVSLILVMPFTIFWFLFSVTSGEMVETISHETWSHLALSLKCLFHGNSLINPLLYALKMPEFKRALFLLLRCRSRSEPVQVFPLNDLKVVRFHSVN